A part of Lepisosteus oculatus isolate fLepOcu1 chromosome 16, fLepOcu1.hap2, whole genome shotgun sequence genomic DNA contains:
- the eif2s2 gene encoding eukaryotic translation initiation factor 2 subunit 2 isoform X2, which yields MSGDEMIFDPTMTKKKKKKKKPFMLEEEGGDAPSEDTQQPEANVAEPEGGEDKDLELDEDEGRRKEVSDDLDDLNFFNQKKKKKKVKKTFDNDLEEGIKELKIEGETEAIEDDDLDLMLPTKKKKPVKKVEFQDESELQDRDDAPEDEDGKNNDGITFSAQTGPSWAGTERDYTYDELLNRVFNIMRVKNPDMVAGEKRKFVMKPPQVVRVGTKKTSFVNFTDICKLLHRQPKHLLAFLLAELGTSGSIDGNNQLVIKGRFQQKQIENVLRRYIKEYVTCHTCRSPDTILQKDTRLYFLQCETCHSRCSVASIKTGFQAVTGKRAQLRAKAN from the exons ATGTCTGGCGACGAG ATGATCTTTGACCCCACCATgaccaagaagaagaagaagaagaagaagcccTTCATGCTGGAGGAGGAAGGGGGCGACGCCCCCAGCGAAGACACCCAGCAGCCCGAGGCCAACGTGGCCGAGCCGGAGGGGGGCGAGGACAAGGACCTGGAGTTGGACGAGGACGAGGGCAGGAGGAAGG AGGTGTCAGATGATCTCGATGACCTGAACTTCTTTaaccagaagaaaaagaaaaagaaggttaAAAAGACGTTTGATAATGACCTTGAGGAAGGGATAAAG GAGTTGAAGATTGAGGGGGAGACAGAGGCCATAGAGGATGATGACCTGGATCTGATGCTGCCGACCAAGAAGAAGAAACCCGTCAAGAAGGTGGAGTTCCAGGACGAGAGCGAGCTGCAAGACCGCGACGACG CACCCGAGGACGAGGACGGAAAGAATAACGACGGGATCACGTTCAGCGCGCAGACGGGGCCGTCCTGGGCTGGGACGGAGCGGGACTACACTTATGATGAG CTGCTGAACCGCGTCTTCAACATCATGCGCGTGAAGAACCCCGACATGGTGGCGGGAGAGAAGAGGAAGTTTGTCATGAAGCCGCCGCAGGTGGTCCGTGTGGGGACAAAGAAGACGTCTTTCGTCAACTTCACGGATATCTGCAAGCT ATTGCATCGTCAGCCCAAACATCTCTTAGCCTTTTTATTGGCTGAGTTGGGAACGAG TGGTTCCATAGATGGAAACAACCAGCTTGTGATCAAGGGAAGGTTCCAGCAGAAACAGATCGAAAATGTGTTGCGAAGATACATCA AGGAGTACGTGACGTGTCACACCTGCCGCTCCCCGGACACCATCCTGCAGAAGGACACGCGCCTCTACTTCCTGCAGTGCGAGACCTGCCACTCCCGCTGCTCTGTGGCCAGCATCAAGACCGGCTTCCAGGCCGTCACGGGCAAGAGGGCGCAGCTGCGCGCCAAGGCCAACTGA
- the eif2s2 gene encoding eukaryotic translation initiation factor 2 subunit 2 isoform X1, whose product MSGDEMIFDPTMTKKKKKKKKPFMLEEEGGDAPSEDTQQPEANVAEPEGGEDKDLELDEDEGRRKEVSDDLDDLNFFNQKKKKKKVKKTFDNDLEEGIKELKIEGETEAIEDDDLDLMLPTKKKKPVKKVEFQDESELQDRDDGRSDSPEDEDGKNNDGITFSAQTGPSWAGTERDYTYDELLNRVFNIMRVKNPDMVAGEKRKFVMKPPQVVRVGTKKTSFVNFTDICKLLHRQPKHLLAFLLAELGTSGSIDGNNQLVIKGRFQQKQIENVLRRYIKEYVTCHTCRSPDTILQKDTRLYFLQCETCHSRCSVASIKTGFQAVTGKRAQLRAKAN is encoded by the exons ATGTCTGGCGACGAG ATGATCTTTGACCCCACCATgaccaagaagaagaagaagaagaagaagcccTTCATGCTGGAGGAGGAAGGGGGCGACGCCCCCAGCGAAGACACCCAGCAGCCCGAGGCCAACGTGGCCGAGCCGGAGGGGGGCGAGGACAAGGACCTGGAGTTGGACGAGGACGAGGGCAGGAGGAAGG AGGTGTCAGATGATCTCGATGACCTGAACTTCTTTaaccagaagaaaaagaaaaagaaggttaAAAAGACGTTTGATAATGACCTTGAGGAAGGGATAAAG GAGTTGAAGATTGAGGGGGAGACAGAGGCCATAGAGGATGATGACCTGGATCTGATGCTGCCGACCAAGAAGAAGAAACCCGTCAAGAAGGTGGAGTTCCAGGACGAGAGCGAGCTGCAAGACCGCGACGACGGTAGGTCTGACT CACCCGAGGACGAGGACGGAAAGAATAACGACGGGATCACGTTCAGCGCGCAGACGGGGCCGTCCTGGGCTGGGACGGAGCGGGACTACACTTATGATGAG CTGCTGAACCGCGTCTTCAACATCATGCGCGTGAAGAACCCCGACATGGTGGCGGGAGAGAAGAGGAAGTTTGTCATGAAGCCGCCGCAGGTGGTCCGTGTGGGGACAAAGAAGACGTCTTTCGTCAACTTCACGGATATCTGCAAGCT ATTGCATCGTCAGCCCAAACATCTCTTAGCCTTTTTATTGGCTGAGTTGGGAACGAG TGGTTCCATAGATGGAAACAACCAGCTTGTGATCAAGGGAAGGTTCCAGCAGAAACAGATCGAAAATGTGTTGCGAAGATACATCA AGGAGTACGTGACGTGTCACACCTGCCGCTCCCCGGACACCATCCTGCAGAAGGACACGCGCCTCTACTTCCTGCAGTGCGAGACCTGCCACTCCCGCTGCTCTGTGGCCAGCATCAAGACCGGCTTCCAGGCCGTCACGGGCAAGAGGGCGCAGCTGCGCGCCAAGGCCAACTGA